The following are from one region of the Anaerolineae bacterium genome:
- a CDS encoding BON domain-containing protein gives MASYPIGSEVRARNGIIGRLNQVVVDQHTGEVTDLVVGLRGGTTSVVLPRSVVARWDESGITVNLLMEDLRWQRVYQPTDFAPCDPSLAAVREGEALAWRDRYGAGADSRPAVAGLTPERVAASRPPIGRGTRAFVKGKPVGSLDHVLVDRKTGEITHLILQAGEAGASSVVVPVERVESVQEDGAHLNLSEEEWDVLVRYAPRQDSAVVSEVRSRLAEVGCPLDELDVTAERGVVTLRGPAYDLETKRAADRAARGVEGVVDVEDELTVDTGVAADVMSALAHDPRTSLAHIEVVVNRGTVTLRGVVASEQESRAAEEIAEQVNGVQMVINELEENPNVRDQPEGVFVIHPQQWRVMGQ, from the coding sequence GTGGCTAGTTACCCGATTGGCAGCGAAGTGCGCGCCCGCAATGGCATCATCGGCCGCCTGAACCAGGTGGTGGTAGACCAGCACACCGGAGAGGTAACGGATCTCGTGGTGGGCCTGAGAGGTGGTACCACCAGTGTGGTCTTGCCGCGATCCGTTGTGGCGCGGTGGGACGAGAGCGGCATTACGGTGAACCTCCTTATGGAGGACCTCCGTTGGCAGAGGGTCTACCAGCCGACCGACTTCGCGCCCTGCGACCCGTCTCTCGCTGCGGTCCGCGAAGGAGAGGCGTTGGCATGGCGCGATCGCTATGGTGCCGGGGCGGATTCCCGACCGGCGGTGGCCGGCCTCACGCCGGAGCGAGTGGCGGCTTCGAGGCCGCCTATCGGCCGAGGCACGCGGGCGTTCGTGAAAGGGAAGCCCGTCGGAAGCCTCGACCACGTGCTGGTGGATCGCAAGACCGGTGAGATCACCCACCTAATCCTCCAGGCCGGTGAGGCTGGCGCCTCGTCAGTGGTGGTGCCGGTCGAGCGCGTGGAGTCGGTGCAAGAGGATGGAGCCCACCTGAACCTGAGCGAAGAAGAGTGGGACGTGCTGGTCCGCTACGCCCCTCGTCAGGACTCCGCCGTGGTCTCGGAGGTACGCAGCCGGCTGGCCGAAGTGGGCTGCCCTCTGGACGAGCTGGACGTGACGGCTGAGCGGGGAGTGGTCACCCTCCGTGGGCCAGCCTATGACCTAGAGACCAAGCGGGCCGCCGACCGCGCCGCCAGGGGAGTGGAAGGCGTGGTGGATGTTGAGGACGAGCTCACTGTGGACACGGGGGTGGCCGCAGATGTGATGTCTGCTCTAGCTCACGACCCGCGCACTAGTCTGGCGCACATCGAGGTGGTGGTGAATCGGGGGACTGTGACGCTGAGAGGGGTGGTGGCCTCAGAGCAAGAGTCGCGGGCTGCGGAGGAGATCGCGGAGCAGGTGAACGGGGTGCAGATGGTGATCAACGAGTTGGAAGAGAACCCCAACGTTCGCGACCAGCCTGAGGGCGTGTTTGTGATCCATCCGCAGCAGTGGCGTGTCATGGGCCAATGA
- a CDS encoding L,D-transpeptidase, giving the protein MPTQSRSPLLVVLLLLPALIAVQVTAGASESRAVAVAMEATATAVASIPTSTPTPPPTATVAPTATATATPSATPTHTVTPSPTPLPTPTLPEAALSGKAVYIDQELQTVFVFEDGKLIRTMPASTGRATEHTYTPARQGRIGHYVGTFSSFGTTQDEGWYLFKADGGILIHGAPYLVEDGVKVYQDLEALGNYPTSHGCIRLSPEDAEWFTRWGPQGAYFEVNELPERFWELERAGGG; this is encoded by the coding sequence ATGCCCACTCAGAGTAGATCGCCCCTTCTCGTCGTCCTGCTTCTGCTCCCTGCGCTCATCGCGGTTCAGGTCACCGCTGGTGCCTCCGAGTCGCGAGCCGTAGCGGTCGCCATGGAGGCCACAGCCACAGCCGTTGCCTCCATTCCCACTTCGACGCCCACTCCTCCGCCCACCGCCACCGTGGCGCCGACCGCTACCGCCACGGCCACTCCATCCGCCACCCCCACCCACACCGTCACACCCTCACCTACGCCACTGCCTACGCCCACCCTGCCCGAGGCCGCCCTGAGCGGCAAGGCCGTCTACATAGATCAGGAACTCCAGACCGTGTTTGTGTTCGAGGATGGGAAGCTGATACGGACCATGCCGGCAAGCACCGGCAGGGCTACCGAGCACACCTACACACCCGCTCGGCAGGGCCGCATCGGCCACTACGTGGGCACCTTCAGCTCCTTCGGCACCACCCAGGACGAAGGCTGGTACCTATTCAAGGCTGACGGAGGGATCCTCATCCACGGTGCCCCCTATCTGGTCGAGGACGGAGTCAAGGTGTACCAGGACCTGGAGGCCCTGGGGAACTACCCCACGTCTCACGGCTGCATCCGGCTGTCTCCCGAGGACGCTGAATGGTTCACCCGCTGGGGTCCTCAGGGAGCGTACTTCGAGGTCAACGAGCTCCCAGAGAGATTCTGGGAGCTGGAACGCGCCGGGGGCGGCTAG